A stretch of DNA from Vibrio sp. ED004:
TTTGCCAAATAATCGCGCCAAAGTATGGCGACAATGCAAACGCCAACAAATAAGGTACCGCCATTGCACCCGCTAAAGAGCCAAAGTTAACTTCCCCCATCACCTCACGAGTCGTCAGTGGTTTCACAATGCTCATCACACCATAAGCGGAACCTTGTAAGAGTACAAAACCGAACACTAGATACAGAACATTCTCAGACAGAATCAAACACAAGGTCGCACAACAGATGCTCAGAAAGCACGCGACAGTGATTCGCATGATCGACCAGTGTTTATCAACCAACAACCACATCACACGCCCAGCCACCTGCATAGGCCCTATCAAAGAGATCACCAATATCGCTAAGTCATCAGGGACATTACGCTCATCCAACAATGGCAACAGGTGGTTTAACACCACACCATGATTTAATGCGAGCATCGAGAAACCAAAAGCAAGTAACCAGAACATTGGATTAGACAGGTAAGAGGCAGAGCTTGAGTGAGTAGTTGAAGATCCAGATATTTTGGGAGGCAATTTTGAGTCAACCTCACTGTTAAATGACACATGAAGCCGAGCAAGCGATTTAGTATTGATGAACAGTGACGGAGCGGCGACGAACAAAACAACTACGGCAAAAACCTGCAATGTAACCACCGGGCCGTAGTGCTGAGCGAAGTAGTGAACCGTTGGAAAGCTGAGAGTACTCGCAAAGCCTGCCACTAAGGTGATCATAGTGATCGCACGTTTGGCTTTCGTTCTCAAATTGCGGATCAGAAAGGCAAAGCAAGGCTCATAAAGGCAACCTGCCATTGCTATTCCCATCAATCCCCAGATCACATAAAACCAAGCCAGTTGTTCTACCAAACTGACTAGAAACAACAGCACGCCACCAATAACCGCCGAAACCGTCATCATCAATGCGCCATAACCCTTGTCAATCAGGCGCCCCGCAGGTAAAGCCGCAATGGCAGACACGCCCACAGCCAATGTCAGCCCAAGCATAAATTCAGAACGACTCCAGTCGTGCACTTCCTCCCAATGCAGAAGCATCGCCGGAAAAACGTAATAGAGACAACACCAGAGCAATGTCTGGCCGAGGGCTAAACCCCAAACCGCTTTGTTCATAAATCCACACTTCTAGAAAATTCGAATAATTTAAATACAGTTATAGTAAAAGACAGCATCACCTGCTCACCCTATCGCTCAAAAGTGACAATCTAAAGAAAACCAGATGAATAGTTTGCAAAGCGTGTTTTAGCTGAATGTAGAACTTGTCCTAGATCATCAAAACATTCAATAACGCAACCTTTGATTTTAAATATGTAAACTTTGATAGGGTTTAAGAAATTAAACCTATTTTGACTATCTTTGGTGATCTTGTTCAAATTTCACTCGTGATTTAGATCTAAAATTCCATTTTCGTTGATGTTTTGAACGCTTTTTGTCGGTTTACAGAAGTTTACTGCATCTTGCCGAAATACCACCAAAGGAGTAGTTTTCAGTCATTGAGTTCAAAAATGTAAACCGAAATCATGAATGTAAAACAAGTTCGATTCACCGATGAAGACAGAGAATGTTTAAGCAATTACTTCCGCTTAGCGGACACAATTGCTGACTTGATTGGCCCTTACTGTGAGGTGGTCATTCACTCCTTTGAAAGCTTAGAAAACTCTGTTGTGAAGATCGTCAATGGTCACCACACGGGGCGTGAAATTGGTTCACCGATCACCGATTTAGGTTTACGCATGTGGAGTGCATTCGAGAAGACTGGCGAAGTTTCTCCAAAAAGCTACTTCACCAATGCAGCAGACGGATCCCTACTATAATCGACTACCTGCGTATTGGCTGGTCCACAACAAAAGCCGATCGGCATGCTGTGTATCAACATGAACTTATCTTTCCCATTTCCAGAAATCGTCAAAACGCTGATGCCGCAGTGCAATGTGCCGCAAGCCATTGTCAGCGAGACATTCAGCAACAATGCAAACGACGTGATTCAACAAGCATTGAGTTCAGCCATTAACGAGGTTGACCAAGACGAGTCGGTTTCTTCCAAAGGTCGCAATAAAGCCATCATCCGTTGCTTATTTGATAACGGAGTATTTGAGCTAAAAGAGACGACTACACAAGTATCAGAGCAACTTGGGATCAGCCGTCAGGCGGTTTACAAGTTTATCCGTGAATTTAAATCAGAATAAAACCAATAATTTAGGAGTTACATCGTGAAACAAATCATTGCCACTGAACAAGCACCTGCAGCTATCGGCCCTTACTCACAAGGTACGTCTTACGGCGACATGGTTTATACATCAGGCCAATTACCTCTCGTTCCAGAAACCATGCAGTTTGTTGAGGGCGGCATCAAAGAGCAGGCTCGTCAGTCTCTAGAAAACTTAAAAGCGGTATTAGAAGCGAGTAATGCGGGACTGGACACTGTGCTTAAGACAACCTGTTTCCTATCAGACATGGAGAACTTCGTAGCCTTTAACGAAGTGTACACAGAAGTGTTTGGTACAGAGAACGCACCCGCTCGTTCTTGTGTTGAAGCAGCAAGATTACCAAAAGACGCATTGGTTGAAGTTGAAGCCATCGCATACAAAAAATAACCGACTTAGTTATTAATGGGTATCATAGGAGATTCTCATGAGCGTTTCATTTATTGGATTAAGCATACTGTTCTTTGGGTTCTACGCACTGCTGTCGAGCTTCAAAAAGCAAAAGAAAAGTTTTAACTTCCGCGTACTGAGTGCGCTTGCTGCTGGCTTACTGTTCGGTGGCGCGATTCAACTTGTTTTCGGTGTCGGTAACGTTGCGACATCTGGCTTCGCTGAACTGATTTCTGTGTTCGGTAAAGGCTACATCAAACTTCTACAAATGATCGTTATCCCGCTCGTATTCGTGGCTATGATCTCTTCGATCATGAACGTTGAAGGCGGCGGCGCGTTATCTCGTATCGCACCGAAAATCATCGGTATTCTACTTTTCACTTGTGCAATCTCAGCGGCTGTTGGTATCGCAAGTATTTACCTATTTGGTATCGATGCGAACGCTCTAGTAAGCACAATCGGCACAAACAGTGCAATTGAAGCTCGCGGTGATTCACTGGTAGCAACACAAGATGCAATGGCGAGCAGCGGCCTATCTGGTATGGCTCTGTCTATCATTCCAACCAACATATTCGACATGCTAACAGGCTCTCAACGTACTTCTACACTATCAACTGTACTGTTCGGTATGTTCCTTGGCTACTGTATCCTTCAAGTTAAGAATCGTAAGCCTGAGAAAGTGCAAAACTTCGTTGATTTCATCAACTCTGCAAAAGAAGTGGTGCTTTCAATGGTACGTGAAATTCTGAAGCTAACGCCTTACGGTGTATTCGCTCTGATGACCACGTTCATGATGACGAATGACCTATTCGCACTGGCTGAAATGGGCCGCTTCCTTCTAGCAAGCTACGTAGCAATCGGCGTGATGTTCGGCATCCACTTCGTGATGGTGTCAATGTTTGGCCTGTCTCCTGCTAAGTTCATGAAGAAAATCTGGCCAGTATTGGTATTCGGTTTCGGTTCTCGCTCAAGCATGGCAGCTATTCCACTAAACGTTGAAACACAAACTCAACGCCTAGGTGTCGACGAAGAAACAGCAAACATGTCAGCGACATTCGGTACCAGTATCGGTCAGAACGGTTGTGCGGGTATCTACCCTGCCATGCTAGCTATCATGGCGGCACAAGTGATGGGCATGCCAGTTGACCTAGGCTTCATCCTACAACTGATTGCAGTTATCGCGATTGCTTCATTCGGTATCGCGGGGGTTGGTGGCGGTGCAACGTTCGCAGCAGTAGCAGTACTGACCATCATGGGCCTAGACATCACAGTAGTAGCGATTCTGGTGTCTATCGAAGCTCTGATTGACATGGCTCGTACAGCGCTAAACATCTCAGGCTCTATGTTGTCTGGTGTTCTAACGGCTAAGAAAAACGGCTCGTTAAACACAGAACAATACGACGCTGACGTTACAGCGACAGTATCAAAAGAAGCAGCAGTATAATTCTCAAACTTAATTAAGAGCACTCCACGTGGGTGCTCTTCTGTTTTTCCTGAGTTCAGGTTATTTAGGTAGTAAATATGAAAGTTGTTGTTATAGGCGGCAGTGCCGCGGGTATGAGTTTCGCAGCAAAATACAAACGTAATCAGCCATCAGACGAAGTCGTCGTTCTAGATAAGCGTAGTTACATCTCTTTTGGAGCATGTGGTTTACCCTATTTCGCAGGTGGAATGTTTGATGACACAGAACGAATGATCTCTCGAACACCAGTTCAAGCTATTAAGTCAGGCTTAGATGTACGTGTAGAAACCGAAATGGTGTCGTTCGACCGCACTGAAAAACAAATTACGGTACGTCACCAAAATGAAGAAAGCGTCATCGATTACGATATGTTGGTCATTGCAACAGGTGCGCGGCCAATCGTTCCATCATTCGGTGAATTCAATCCAGAACACGTATACACACTAACCAGCATGGAAGACGGCTTGGCGGTTAAAGAAGCGCTAAAGGATAGTAACAAGAAGCGTGTGTGTGTTATTGGAGCAGGCTTTATCGGTCTGGAAGTCTTCGACGCTGCACACGGCTTAGACAAACACGTGACGATCATCGAACGTGAACAGCACATCATGAGCCGTCAGTTCAGCCCAGAGATCATTGAAGTCGTTGAAGGTGCGATTCGAGAATCCGGTGCTGACCTTAAAACCGGTTGTAGCGTGTCTGCTATTCGCGATGCGGAGCTAGGTGGTTACATCGTTGAAACTGATAACGGAAACGTAGAAGCCGATGTCGTGATCCTGTCACTCGGTTTCAAACCAAATACCGAAGCATTCGAACTGCCAAAAACCGCAAACGGCGCTTTGCTGGTAAATGAATATGGTGCTACTGAAGATGCTTATATCCATGCTGTCGGCGACTGTGCTGTTGTCCATCATATGGCACTAGATAAGCCTGTTTATGTTCCTCTAGCAACCACAGCCAACAAACAGGCGCGTATGATGGCGGATAAGCTAGCAGGTAAAGATGTCTACATGTCAGGCTTCTTAGGTTCATCTTGTTTGAAAGTGCTCGACTACGAACTAGCCTGCACTGGCGTGAATGAACTACTGGCGAAAGAACACAACTTAGATGTGAAAGTATCAACCATTTCAGATAAGAACCAAACCGATTACTACCCAGGCCAAGAAGACATCAAAGTTAAACTGGTTTATAACCCAGAGACTAACGTTCTACTTGGTGGCGAAATCGTAGGCAAGAAAGGAGCTGTAGGTCGTATTAACGCACTAGCCGTTGCCATCACTGCAAAGATGACCACCCAACAACTTGGTTACATGGACTTCTGTTACGCACCACCATTCTCCCGCACATGGGATGCACTTAACGTGGCAGGTAACGTAGCCAAATAGGCCTTACTAGTCGCAAAGACATACAACTAAAACATCAAAGCAGAGCCTGAGCGCTCTGTTTTTTAATACCTAAGCTCTACATAACCTAAAGCAGAATTAGATAACGACGTATCTAAAAGTATTTGGGCTTTCTTTTGTCAAATTCAAGACGAAAAAAAGCCCGCTGATTTCTCAGCGGGCTTTCTAATGGTGGTGGAGGGATAGGGATTTGAACCCTAGAAACTCCGACATTCATTCATTAAATAACCTGATATCAATAACTTAATCATAATGCAGACTAAATTTGCTAATGATTGACTTACCAAATTGACTATAGTTTGTTATTCGTAAATCCGTCAAGTAACGCTTCTAAAATATCCTATATTCGTTCACTTTAGACTAAAAATCACTCCCGCTCACAGGCCGCGTTTACACTAAATCACCTATAGTTGAAACTTGGGCAAACAGGCGCTTACTAGCAGGGTAGCTGTCACTGTTAGAATTTAACCAGTTTGGGCGATGAAGAGTAGTTGTGTCTCGTATCTCAGTAGAAAGAAAAGAAGCGATATTGAAGAAGCTATTGCCTCCCTATTCGATGTCAGTTAAATAAGTGTCGGAAGAGGAAGGAATTAGCACTGCGACCCTGTATCATTGGCGGCAGTAACTCAGACGTTCAGGAGCCGCTGTGCCAGATAGCAACACTTCATCAGAGCAGTGGTCTGCTCAAACTAAACTTGCCATTGTAGCTGAAACCGATTCAATGACAGAAAGTGAACTCAGCCAATATTGTCGTGAAAAGGTCTTTTTCCAGAACAAATCCAAAGCTGGCGCAGCGAATGTATGCAAGGGTTTAAGTCGAGTAAAGAGCAGGAAGCCGAGAGCCATTTACGGGGAAGAGCCAGAGGGCGACTAACCTCAACCGATGAAAGGCAGACCCTAGTGACTCTTATCCTTGAAGCGAAGCAATACGGATGTCGTTTAGAGCCAGCTGACATGAAGTTCAAATAGACTGAGAACGTACCGTCGCTGGTATCAGCAAGGTGAAGTTCAAACTCACAAAAGGCCAATATGCATCAGACCTGAGCCTGCTAACAAGCTGTCGCCGGAAGAGCGTGATGCGATTATAGAGGTGAGTATATCGCCTTTGAGTCGAGCAAATATCGAATACTGAGTACGCAGGGGCAACTCCACAAACGAGGTCGTCAGCGGAGCAGACAGAAGCAAGCGAAGCCAACAAGTTAGACAGCGACGGACTCGAACCAAGTCTAGACGTGGGATATCACTTACTTACCTTCAAGGGTTCGAGGCAACACTATTACCTATATGTCATTGAGGACATCTACAGCCGAAAAATTGTTGGTTATGAAGTGTATGAGCATGAATGCGGTGAGTTGGCGTCACAACTTCTGCAACGAACGTTGATGCGAGAGCAATGCTTCAATCAAGCGCTGGTTTTTCACTCAGACCATGGTGCACCGATGAGGCCTTGTTGCGTAATTCAATGGAACTAAAACAAGAGCCTACGATCAGATGAGCTACGTCCACTCTCTCTTAGCCCTATGCCTAAACCTCGTTACAAAACAACCAACTGGAAGCAATACAACCAATCACTCATTAACCGTGGCTCTCTGACTTTTGGGATTGATGAAGAGGCAATAAGCGGGTGGGCGCAAAGCAAACAGAATAAGCGCGGGAGGCCACGGCGGTTCAGTGATTTAGCTATCACGACAGCACTCATGGTGAAACGGATTTCTCTATGCCACTGAGAGCGCTGCAAGGATTTATCGACTCGATATTTAGGTTAGTCCATGTACCGTTAAGTTGACCGCATTACACCTGCATCAGTCGTAGAGCCAAGCAAGTTGAGGTCTCATTTAAGACTAAAACGAGAGGGGCGATACAGTACCTAGCCATTGATTCTACTGGCCTTAAAGTTTATGGCGAAGGTGAATGGAAAGTCAAAAAGCACGGGACAGATGTCAAGCGTAGAGTCTGGCGAAAACTTCATATTGCCGTCGATACAAGCACTTATGAGATCATTGCCGCCGAGCTTAGTTTGTCAACGGTTACAGATAGAGAAGTCTTCCTGAACTTACTGAAACAAACACGCCGAAGTATCTTTGAGGTGTCTGGTGATGGCGCTTACAACACGGGAGCGTGGTCACCCTCGAAATCTCGCCGTGGGTTGCCAGAAATTATACGGCTCAAAGAAGTATTGGAAAGAGCGATATGGATACAACAGACGTTCACTCTCAGAACCGGCGATGTATCAAGTTAAACAGTTGCTAGGAGGAATATTGAGCTTAAGAAATTACAATGCAAAGGTGGGTGAAACTTACGCGATGATAAAAGCGTTGGACAAGCTTACTGGGTTAGGCGCACCATTAACTTTATAGGATGAGTCTATTCTGATTAACTACGCTCTATCTGGGCCAGCAGAAATCTAGCCCAGATTCAAGATGACAAGTACCTAATTAAAAAGCGTAGCTATCAATTCAGAACAGGATTAGCACAAATTATCATTTAAAATCTTGAGCCCAAAATGACTGAATACCTGCTTTAGCAGAGGGCTTAGCGTCTCTAGAGGCAATACCCACTATAGTATGACCTGCTCCCATAACGTTCTGACAATGCCCTTCGTGTCCAGCCCAACTGCTATGGCCTGCATTATTTTTGTTGCCGTCAGTTCTAGGCTCTGTATAACCAATAATTGGAATAATTGCTGATTTAGATTCTAATACGAATGCGTTTTGCGCATTAAGATGTCCCCAATGACCTTGAGCATTTCGGTTATATTGTTCATCTGAGGTGATTTGCGCATCAGTTTTCAAACTATCATTCCAAGCGACTGGTGAAACGGCTGGGTAGACACCAGCTGGATCTTTCCCGTGCGAATCGCAATAACGTGCTGTAGAGCGCGCGCAGTTTGTTGCTATCAC
This window harbors:
- a CDS encoding cation:dicarboxylase symporter family transporter — protein: MSVSFIGLSILFFGFYALLSSFKKQKKSFNFRVLSALAAGLLFGGAIQLVFGVGNVATSGFAELISVFGKGYIKLLQMIVIPLVFVAMISSIMNVEGGGALSRIAPKIIGILLFTCAISAAVGIASIYLFGIDANALVSTIGTNSAIEARGDSLVATQDAMASSGLSGMALSIIPTNIFDMLTGSQRTSTLSTVLFGMFLGYCILQVKNRKPEKVQNFVDFINSAKEVVLSMVREILKLTPYGVFALMTTFMMTNDLFALAEMGRFLLASYVAIGVMFGIHFVMVSMFGLSPAKFMKKIWPVLVFGFGSRSSMAAIPLNVETQTQRLGVDEETANMSATFGTSIGQNGCAGIYPAMLAIMAAQVMGMPVDLGFILQLIAVIAIASFGIAGVGGGATFAAVAVLTIMGLDITVVAILVSIEALIDMARTALNISGSMLSGVLTAKKNGSLNTEQYDADVTATVSKEAAV
- a CDS encoding MFS transporter; translated protein: MNKAVWGLALGQTLLWCCLYYVFPAMLLHWEEVHDWSRSEFMLGLTLAVGVSAIAALPAGRLIDKGYGALMMTVSAVIGGVLLFLVSLVEQLAWFYVIWGLMGIAMAGCLYEPCFAFLIRNLRTKAKRAITMITLVAGFASTLSFPTVHYFAQHYGPVVTLQVFAVVVLFVAAPSLFINTKSLARLHVSFNSEVDSKLPPKISGSSTTHSSSASYLSNPMFWLLAFGFSMLALNHGVVLNHLLPLLDERNVPDDLAILVISLIGPMQVAGRVMWLLVDKHWSIMRITVACFLSICCATLCLILSENVLYLVFGFVLLQGSAYGVMSIVKPLTTREVMGEVNFGSLAGAMAVPYLLAFALSPYFGAIIWQIGGYQWVLWSIFGSAVVGFISIVTVSRLHLARTQSCLS
- a CDS encoding RidA family protein, whose protein sequence is MKQIIATEQAPAAIGPYSQGTSYGDMVYTSGQLPLVPETMQFVEGGIKEQARQSLENLKAVLEASNAGLDTVLKTTCFLSDMENFVAFNEVYTEVFGTENAPARSCVEAARLPKDALVEVEAIAYKK
- a CDS encoding CoA-disulfide reductase; the protein is MKVVVIGGSAAGMSFAAKYKRNQPSDEVVVLDKRSYISFGACGLPYFAGGMFDDTERMISRTPVQAIKSGLDVRVETEMVSFDRTEKQITVRHQNEESVIDYDMLVIATGARPIVPSFGEFNPEHVYTLTSMEDGLAVKEALKDSNKKRVCVIGAGFIGLEVFDAAHGLDKHVTIIEREQHIMSRQFSPEIIEVVEGAIRESGADLKTGCSVSAIRDAELGGYIVETDNGNVEADVVILSLGFKPNTEAFELPKTANGALLVNEYGATEDAYIHAVGDCAVVHHMALDKPVYVPLATTANKQARMMADKLAGKDVYMSGFLGSSCLKVLDYELACTGVNELLAKEHNLDVKVSTISDKNQTDYYPGQEDIKVKLVYNPETNVLLGGEIVGKKGAVGRINALAVAITAKMTTQQLGYMDFCYAPPFSRTWDALNVAGNVAK